From Excalfactoria chinensis isolate bCotChi1 chromosome 4, bCotChi1.hap2, whole genome shotgun sequence, one genomic window encodes:
- the LOC140251647 gene encoding A-kinase anchor protein 17B-like, whose translation MHKDLEHKEELKCQLTQKSSRLCSEDLTAFRASTSPIVKTILNDPAAALSFGRLTGRDAYNSFGCGSLLITVTQDCKVIESLEGRDYQTLNVVHTQTGSEDGYRKQKVYETDEFIHYLLNYYQTPSYERVSLETRNSANNSWLKRVVCDDDSGFHISLCNKQGRHFREVSLVQNLSDRNCTSDDNCRLVITAGEFESTDTVWKNKTYADRLAKKLHIQRNDMLSVDYLLHAEQNHSLDCTAAARDEEFEREDGRNDVTKPYRTCRSAHKLKDLLEEISDSKYFSEARSGAMKSTERSEQIYSNCNKGRLPSGEKERKLLVYFKNVTLEGQTKESSKCNFCSNSAHEGLARQCDHNLEKSCKRSSSKLRHEGQKSERHFGEEEKNTHKMKKKRKNSSDFLSDECGFSETESCIQLESLRKIQRKCNKAFHNKVKFKTLHAGAAAPGITTSDCFPLQETLRRTGDERKLILRREMDADERGCPLFPLELIQTNPCTDTFCGAEPRRGC comes from the exons ATGCACAAAGATTTGGAACATAAGGAAGAGCTTAAGTGTCAGTTAACCCAAAAAAGTAGCAGGTTGTGTAGTGAGGATTTGACTGCCTTCCGTGCATCTACTTCTCCTATAGTCAAGACAATTTTAAATGACCCGGCTGCAGCTTTGAGTTTTGGCAGATTGACGGGCAGAGATGCGTACAACTCCTTTGGCTGTGGATCTCTACTGATTACAGTGACTCAAGACTGCAAGGTCATTGAATCTCTAGAGGGAAGGGACTACCAAACACTGAACGTGGTTCACACACAGACGGGTTCTGAAGATggttacagaaagcaaaaggtttATGAGACTGATGAattcattcattatttattaaacTACTATCAGACACCAAGCTATGAACGTGTTTCCCTAGAGACAAGAAACTCTGCAAACAATTCCTGGTTGAAGAGAGTGGTGTGCGATGATGATAGTGGCTTTCACATCAGCTTGTGTAACAAGCAGGGTCGGCATTTCAGAGAAGTAAGTCTTGTACAAAATCTCAGTGATAGAAATTGCACTAGCGATGATAACTGTAGACTGGTCATCACTGCTGGGGAATTTGAGTCAACAGACACAGTGTGGAAAAATAAGACCTATGCAGATAGGCTTGCAAAAAAGTTGCACATACAGAGGAATGACATGCTCTCTGTTGATTACTTATTGCATGCTGAACAAAATCATTCTTTGgattgcactgctgctgctcgAGATGAGGAATTTGAACGAGAAGACGGTAGAAATGATGTTACCAAACCGTACAGAACTTGTAGATCTGCTCACAAATTAAAGGACTTGTTGGAAGAGATCAGTGATTCCAAGTACTTCAGTGAGGCACGCAGCGGTGCAATGAAGAGTACAGAAAGGAGTGAGCAAATCTACAGCAATTGTAATAAAGGGCGCTTGCCTtcaggagagaaagagagaaaattactGGTTTATTTCAAGAATGTAACTCTGGAAGGtcaaacaaaggaaagcagcaaatgTAACTTCTGTTCCAATTCTGCCCATGAGGGCTTGGCTAGGCAGTGTGATCATAACCTTGAAAAGTCATGCAAGAGGTCTAGCAGTAAATTAAGACATGAAGGACAGAAAAGTGAGAGACATTTcggggaagaggagaaaaatactcacaaaatgaagaaaaagaggaaaaattctTCTGACTTTTTGTCTGATGAATGTGGCTTTTCAGAGACCGAGAGTTGCATACAGCTGGAGTCACTCAGaaagatacaaagaaaatgtaataaagCCTTCCACAACAAAGTTAAATTCAAGACACTTCACGCAGGCGCGGCAGCACCAGGCATCACCACTTCTGATTGCTTTCCACTTCAGGAGACCCTCCGGCGCACAG GAGATGAGAGGAAATTAATATTGAGAAGAGAGATGGATGCAGATGAAAGAGGATGCCCTCTCTTTCCTCTTGAGCTAATTCAGACAAACCCCTGCACAGATACTTTCTGTGGAGCAGAGCCCAGAAGAGGATGCTGA